From one Chryseobacterium sp. 3008163 genomic stretch:
- a CDS encoding RimK family alpha-L-glutamate ligase: protein MAKKVGILFGMEDTFPWAFIDKVNELGKGEIVAEAVTIDKLEQGADYGYAVIIDRISQDVPFYRAYLKNAALNGTYVINNPFWWSADEKFFNNALMSKLGIPLPNTVLLPSHERPTDTTETSFRNLKFPHDWDYIFNYVGFPAYMKPHDGGGWKSVYRVESPEDLWDKLSETEQLVMMVQEEIVFQDYYRVYCLGKKYVHIMPYEPRNPHHLRYATTHQTEGKDLEKLLKVIHDYTIKMNEALGYDFNTVEFAVRDGIPYAIDFCNPAPDADRNSVGEENFAWIVEHSAKLAIEKAKEYVPGKQNISWGTFVKDSVK, encoded by the coding sequence ATGGCAAAAAAAGTAGGAATTTTATTCGGGATGGAAGATACATTTCCTTGGGCATTTATCGACAAAGTAAACGAATTAGGAAAAGGAGAAATTGTAGCTGAAGCGGTGACAATTGATAAATTGGAGCAGGGAGCAGATTACGGTTATGCAGTAATTATCGACCGAATTTCTCAAGATGTTCCTTTCTACAGAGCTTATCTAAAAAATGCAGCATTGAACGGAACTTACGTTATCAACAACCCATTTTGGTGGAGTGCGGACGAAAAGTTTTTCAATAACGCTTTGATGTCTAAATTGGGAATTCCGTTGCCAAATACAGTTTTGCTGCCTTCTCACGAAAGACCGACTGATACTACAGAAACATCATTTAGAAACCTGAAATTTCCTCACGACTGGGACTATATTTTTAATTATGTTGGCTTTCCGGCTTATATGAAGCCTCACGACGGTGGTGGCTGGAAAAGTGTTTACAGAGTAGAAAGTCCGGAAGATCTTTGGGACAAATTATCAGAAACTGAGCAGCTGGTTATGATGGTTCAGGAAGAAATTGTGTTTCAGGATTATTACAGAGTGTACTGCTTAGGTAAAAAATATGTTCACATTATGCCTTACGAACCGAGAAATCCGCATCACTTGAGATATGCAACGACCCATCAGACGGAAGGTAAAGATTTAGAAAAATTATTAAAAGTGATTCATGATTATACCATCAAAATGAATGAAGCTTTAGGATATGATTTCAATACGGTAGAATTTGCAGTAAGAGACGGAATTCCTTACGCAATTGACTTCTGTAATCCTGCACCTGATGCTGACAGAAACTCTGTAGGTGAAGAAAATTTCGCATGGATTGTAGAGCATTCAGCAAAATTGGCGATCGAAAAAGCAAAAGAATATGTTCCTGGAAAACAAAATATATCTTGGGGAACTTTCGTAAAAGATTCAGTAAAATAA
- a CDS encoding type 1 glutamine amidotransferase — protein sequence MRDVRIALLDMNNNHVNQGFKNIKEISEAFKQQSEENISIKVFDVRFKNEIPNIEDFDIFISSGGPGNPHREGFEWEDKFAIFLDSVYQYNQENETKKYLFLICHSFQLASIHWDLGNICKRKSYSFGVMPIHKSEEGEQEFLFKNLQDPFYAVDSRAYQFIEPNVDRFEELGMKIVAIEKFRPHINLERAVMAIRFSDEIFGTQFHPEANPAGMIENLKDEKNKEAMIENFGMEKYLETVDRMDDEDKIMLTQAQILPRFLRLAKKNILREIEAMA from the coding sequence ATGAGAGATGTAAGAATTGCTTTGCTCGACATGAATAATAATCATGTGAATCAGGGATTTAAAAATATTAAAGAAATTTCTGAGGCTTTCAAGCAGCAGTCTGAAGAAAATATCAGCATCAAAGTTTTTGATGTCCGTTTTAAAAATGAAATTCCGAATATAGAAGATTTTGACATCTTCATTTCATCCGGAGGTCCGGGAAACCCGCATCGTGAAGGATTTGAATGGGAAGATAAATTTGCAATTTTTTTAGATTCAGTATATCAATATAATCAGGAAAATGAGACAAAAAAGTATTTGTTTTTAATTTGTCACTCTTTCCAATTGGCGAGCATTCATTGGGATTTGGGAAATATCTGCAAAAGAAAATCTTACTCTTTTGGAGTGATGCCAATACATAAAAGTGAAGAAGGTGAACAAGAATTTTTGTTTAAAAATCTTCAAGATCCTTTCTACGCAGTAGATTCCAGAGCTTATCAGTTTATTGAGCCGAATGTTGATCGTTTTGAAGAATTGGGAATGAAAATCGTGGCCATTGAGAAATTCCGTCCGCATATCAATTTAGAAAGAGCTGTTATGGCGATTCGTTTTTCGGATGAGATTTTCGGAACGCAGTTTCACCCGGAAGCCAATCCGGCAGGCATGATTGAAAACCTGAAAGACGAAAAAAACAAAGAAGCCATGATTGAAAATTTCGGAATGGAAAAATATCTCGAAACGGTAGACAGAATGGATGACGAAGATAAAATCATGTTGACACAGGCTCAGATTTTACCAAGATTTCTGAGGTTAGCAAAAAAAAACATTTTGAGAGAAATTGAGGCAATGGCTTAA
- a CDS encoding M17 family metallopeptidase, producing MNLLNKRNKNYAQVFTLFTEETWTENSKNYNKNISILFSGKKNEVFIDAQEGAITYFIGLGKSDLQNFEFQQVAMKFSQSQKKNFQTVPTLISADFINEKQFEEFVKGLFLGTYNYPFEKNHPFWNEKFEFHFGNLSQKKLDVISSRADALCEGQTACQDWLNKPANLKRPETVNTYLKNLAKKNQLKYTVFNRKKCEELGLGAFLSVNQGSAYDAAFTILEYKTTFKNAKTFGLVGKCVLFDTGGISIKASDNMHYMKSDMGGATAVIGALIYASQMQLPVNITAILPITDNAVSENAYLPSDVITAYNGKTIEVLNTDAEGRMTLADGLSYLSKNFKTDVLIDLATLTGSSVRMFGDTCGAMFSNNEELKNLLIKTGDKTNQRVWNLPLWDIWKDDFKSDVADFKNISMKPIGDCIVAAKFLEEFIEGHPNWAHLDIAGVAFGNVGYAKDKAATGYGVQLLADLIENYH from the coding sequence ATGAACTTACTCAATAAAAGAAATAAAAATTACGCACAGGTTTTCACATTATTTACAGAAGAAACCTGGACAGAAAACAGCAAAAATTACAATAAAAACATTTCGATTCTATTCTCAGGAAAGAAAAATGAGGTTTTCATCGATGCTCAGGAAGGGGCCATCACTTATTTTATCGGACTTGGAAAATCTGATCTGCAGAATTTTGAATTTCAACAGGTGGCGATGAAATTTTCTCAGAGTCAAAAGAAAAATTTTCAGACTGTTCCAACTTTGATTTCAGCTGATTTCATTAATGAAAAACAGTTTGAAGAGTTTGTAAAAGGGCTTTTCCTTGGAACTTACAACTATCCGTTTGAGAAAAACCATCCGTTTTGGAACGAAAAATTTGAGTTTCATTTTGGAAATTTAAGTCAGAAAAAATTAGACGTTATTTCCAGCAGAGCCGATGCGCTTTGCGAAGGACAAACTGCCTGTCAGGATTGGCTTAATAAACCTGCCAATTTAAAAAGACCCGAAACCGTCAATACCTATCTGAAAAATTTAGCTAAAAAAAATCAGCTTAAATATACTGTTTTCAATAGAAAAAAATGTGAAGAACTAGGATTGGGAGCATTTCTTTCTGTAAACCAAGGAAGTGCTTATGATGCTGCATTTACTATTTTAGAGTATAAAACAACCTTTAAAAATGCTAAAACCTTCGGCTTGGTAGGAAAATGTGTCCTTTTTGACACCGGCGGAATTTCCATCAAAGCATCAGACAATATGCATTACATGAAATCTGATATGGGTGGCGCAACAGCGGTGATAGGCGCATTGATTTACGCTTCACAAATGCAGTTACCTGTGAACATTACTGCAATTTTACCAATTACGGATAATGCAGTTTCAGAAAACGCTTATCTTCCGAGCGATGTGATCACAGCCTACAATGGAAAAACAATAGAAGTCCTGAATACCGATGCAGAAGGCAGAATGACTTTGGCAGACGGACTTTCATATCTATCTAAAAACTTTAAAACTGACGTTTTAATTGATCTGGCGACGCTCACAGGAAGTTCCGTAAGAATGTTTGGTGATACTTGTGGCGCCATGTTTTCTAATAATGAAGAATTAAAGAATCTTTTAATAAAAACCGGTGACAAAACCAACCAGAGAGTTTGGAATTTACCGCTTTGGGACATCTGGAAAGATGATTTTAAATCTGATGTTGCCGATTTTAAAAATATCTCAATGAAACCTATCGGAGACTGTATTGTTGCCGCAAAATTTTTGGAAGAATTCATTGAAGGACATCCCAATTGGGCACATCTCGATATTGCCGGAGTTGCCTTTGGAAATGTAGGATATGCTAAAGATAAGGCTGCAACAGGCTATGGTGTTCAATTATTAGCCGATTTAATTGAAAATTATCACTAA
- a CDS encoding alpha/beta hydrolase, whose amino-acid sequence MKFTLYTSEADERPIFITGNFNTWNPKDLLYQLTQIDPNNYYIEIFDEFLPNIVEFKFTKGGWENVELDQYGSITPNKKVLKSDGEVSHRVEKWRYNWGPFKQEFFPIVEIISEEFYIPQLDRHRKVWALLPYDYYVSDKSYPVLYLQDAQNLFNEGSPYGNWEIDKKLSILAEYGRGDVIIIAIEHGSEERIKEYIFDNDNVANGSEGKKYIRFITDTLKPFVDEHYRTKKDRDNTGIGGSSLGALISIYSGFLYPEVYSKLLIFSPSLWVEPNNNFPMMSFRVPFKTKIYLYGGEQEGSKMVKRIQVFENYLKRWEKKNLFDFEFKTNINPEGSHSEFYWSQEFPRAIEWLFYNNTENPVEVTPHQDSIKN is encoded by the coding sequence ATGAAGTTTACACTTTACACAAGTGAAGCCGATGAAAGGCCGATATTTATAACCGGAAATTTTAATACTTGGAATCCTAAAGATCTCCTATATCAACTGACACAAATAGATCCCAACAATTACTACATCGAGATATTTGATGAGTTTCTTCCTAACATTGTAGAATTTAAATTTACAAAAGGCGGCTGGGAAAATGTAGAACTTGATCAGTATGGAAGTATTACCCCAAATAAGAAAGTTTTAAAATCTGATGGTGAAGTTTCTCACAGAGTTGAAAAATGGAGATATAATTGGGGACCATTTAAGCAGGAATTTTTTCCTATTGTTGAAATTATTTCAGAAGAATTTTACATTCCACAGCTTGACAGACACCGTAAAGTCTGGGCACTTCTTCCTTATGATTATTATGTTTCAGACAAAAGCTATCCGGTGCTCTATCTTCAGGATGCACAAAATTTATTCAACGAAGGAAGTCCGTACGGAAATTGGGAAATTGATAAAAAACTTTCTATCTTGGCAGAATATGGTCGTGGTGATGTTATTATTATCGCTATAGAGCATGGAAGCGAAGAAAGAATTAAAGAATATATTTTTGACAACGATAATGTGGCAAACGGTTCTGAAGGCAAGAAATATATCCGTTTTATTACAGACACTTTAAAACCTTTCGTTGATGAACATTATCGAACCAAAAAAGATCGAGACAATACAGGAATTGGCGGAAGTTCTCTTGGTGCATTAATCAGCATTTACAGCGGATTTTTGTATCCTGAAGTTTATTCTAAATTATTGATTTTCTCCCCGTCACTTTGGGTAGAGCCGAATAACAATTTCCCGATGATGAGCTTCAGAGTTCCGTTTAAAACTAAAATTTATCTCTATGGTGGCGAACAGGAAGGTTCTAAAATGGTAAAAAGAATTCAGGTTTTTGAAAATTATCTCAAAAGATGGGAAAAGAAAAATCTTTTCGATTTTGAATTTAAAACCAACATCAATCCTGAAGGATCTCATAGCGAATTTTACTGGTCTCAGGAATTCCCAAGAGCAATCGAATGGTTATTTTACAACAATACAGAAAATCCGGTGGAAGTTACTCCACATCAGGATTCTATTAAAAATTAA
- a CDS encoding carboxylate-amine ligase — MHQFTIGIEEEYQIIDLESRDLVSHVSKIIEGGKAVLSENLKHEMHESMIEMETGICQNIQEAQAELTNLRRHLIRTAHEQGLRVSGGGTHPFSNWEHNTITNGERYNKIVDDMGDVARGNLIFGLHVHIGIPNREEGVRIQNVMRYFLPHVYALSVNSPFWIGRNTGFRSYRQEIFVKFPRTGIPSYFNSLAEFDSYVDLLVKTGTIDNAKKIWWDLRVHPFYPTIEFRICDMPLRIEETVCLAAIMQSLVAKIYKLHQQNLSFRSYRRLLLNENKWRASRDGIHSHLIDFGKEESVPYADLLKELLEFIDDVVDDLGCRKEVEYAWKILENGTGADRQLAVYKETGDLKKVVDYMISETEYGITHSENVS, encoded by the coding sequence ATGCATCAGTTTACAATTGGTATTGAAGAAGAGTATCAGATCATAGATTTAGAAAGCAGAGATTTAGTTTCGCATGTTTCAAAAATCATCGAAGGCGGTAAGGCTGTTTTAAGTGAAAACTTAAAGCACGAAATGCACGAATCTATGATTGAAATGGAAACCGGAATTTGCCAAAATATACAGGAAGCTCAGGCAGAATTGACGAATTTGAGAAGACATCTCATTAGAACAGCACACGAGCAGGGGCTTCGTGTTTCTGGAGGCGGAACGCACCCTTTCTCAAATTGGGAACACAACACGATTACCAACGGTGAACGTTACAACAAAATCGTAGACGATATGGGCGACGTTGCCCGTGGAAATCTTATTTTTGGTCTGCATGTTCACATTGGGATTCCAAATCGTGAAGAAGGAGTGAGAATTCAAAATGTGATGCGTTATTTTCTGCCGCACGTTTATGCACTTTCAGTAAATTCACCGTTTTGGATTGGAAGAAATACAGGATTCAGATCTTACAGACAAGAGATTTTCGTTAAATTTCCAAGAACTGGAATCCCGAGTTACTTCAATTCTTTAGCAGAATTTGATAGCTACGTTGATCTTTTGGTGAAGACCGGAACAATCGATAATGCTAAAAAAATATGGTGGGACCTGCGTGTTCACCCATTCTACCCTACTATTGAATTCAGAATTTGCGACATGCCCTTGAGAATCGAAGAAACGGTTTGTCTGGCAGCTATTATGCAAAGTTTGGTGGCAAAAATTTATAAACTGCATCAGCAGAATTTAAGTTTCAGAAGCTACAGAAGATTATTGCTTAATGAAAATAAATGGCGTGCTTCAAGAGACGGAATTCATTCTCACTTAATTGATTTTGGGAAAGAAGAATCTGTTCCTTATGCGGATTTATTGAAAGAATTACTTGAATTTATCGATGATGTTGTAGACGATTTAGGATGCAGAAAAGAAGTAGAATATGCATGGAAGATTTTGGAAAACGGAACTGGTGCAGACCGACAACTTGCGGTGTATAAAGAAACCGGAGATCTGAAGAAAGTCGTTGATTACATGATATCTGAAACTGAATACGGCATCACGCACAGCGAAAATGTTTCATAA
- a CDS encoding glycogen synthase has translation MTIYHLSTECYPVAKVGGLADVVGALPKYQNKIKDVDAKVVMPWYNKSFVYDHEFEVVFDGFIHQGQNMLQIQVMKEKTNTLGFELFMVKISGLLDRENPYGYQDENFQFLAFQQGILHWLTAMQIRPDVLHCHDYHTGLVPFMVQHCPEFEFLKGVKTIGTIHNGEYQGMMRWDMIHFMPAFDHYKWGLLDWNGFINPLASMIKCCTAFTTVSEGYLEELFVSFKGLESLVRDEFGKAYGIINGIDTDVWDPQTDPMLDFNYNSKNVLKIKKKNKQKLCKEYGLNPDLPLFAFIGRFATEKGADLLPEVVWRSIKQTYGALNIIVLGSGNAYIEDKLKELNFVYANFATDIGYKEHLSHKIYASADFLLMPSRVEPCGLNQMYAMRYGTVPVVSYTGGLRDTVKDISTGGSGLNFTYPGVDDIIHAMVRGLAIYNQKKAMDDLVLSNMNFDFAWEKSAEKYLALYKN, from the coding sequence ATGACAATTTATCACCTTAGCACAGAATGCTATCCCGTTGCCAAAGTAGGAGGTTTGGCAGATGTTGTGGGAGCTTTGCCAAAGTATCAGAACAAAATAAAAGATGTTGATGCCAAAGTGGTAATGCCTTGGTACAATAAATCTTTTGTCTACGATCACGAGTTTGAAGTGGTTTTTGACGGTTTTATTCACCAAGGGCAGAATATGCTTCAGATTCAGGTCATGAAAGAGAAAACAAACACTTTGGGGTTTGAATTGTTTATGGTGAAAATTTCGGGGCTTTTAGATCGTGAAAATCCTTACGGGTATCAGGATGAGAATTTTCAGTTTTTGGCTTTTCAGCAAGGTATTTTGCACTGGCTGACGGCTATGCAGATTCGTCCTGATGTTTTGCATTGTCATGATTATCATACAGGATTAGTTCCTTTTATGGTACAGCATTGTCCGGAGTTTGAATTTTTAAAAGGAGTAAAAACGATAGGCACTATTCACAATGGTGAATATCAGGGAATGATGCGTTGGGATATGATTCATTTTATGCCCGCTTTTGATCATTATAAATGGGGACTTCTCGACTGGAACGGATTTATTAATCCTTTGGCTAGTATGATTAAATGTTGTACTGCTTTCACAACGGTTTCTGAAGGATATTTGGAAGAGCTTTTTGTTAGTTTTAAAGGCTTGGAAAGTCTTGTTCGTGATGAGTTTGGAAAAGCCTACGGAATTATCAACGGAATTGATACCGATGTCTGGGATCCACAAACTGATCCGATGCTTGATTTTAATTACAATTCTAAAAATGTCCTTAAAATTAAAAAGAAAAATAAGCAGAAGCTCTGTAAGGAATACGGTTTAAACCCAGATTTGCCGCTTTTTGCATTCATTGGAAGATTTGCCACAGAAAAAGGTGCCGACTTGCTCCCTGAAGTGGTCTGGAGAAGTATTAAACAGACTTATGGTGCTTTAAATATTATCGTTTTAGGTTCCGGAAATGCTTATATTGAAGATAAATTAAAGGAATTGAACTTTGTTTATGCAAATTTCGCCACAGATATCGGATATAAAGAACATTTATCTCATAAAATCTACGCTTCGGCAGATTTTTTGTTGATGCCTTCAAGGGTAGAGCCTTGCGGTCTTAATCAGATGTATGCTATGCGTTACGGAACAGTTCCGGTTGTAAGCTATACTGGCGGATTGAGAGATACCGTTAAAGATATTTCTACAGGCGGTTCAGGATTAAATTTTACCTATCCGGGAGTTGATGATATTATTCATGCGATGGTTCGGGGGTTGGCGATTTACAATCAAAAAAAGGCGATGGATGATTTGGTGCTTTCAAATATGAATTTTGATTTTGCATGGGAGAAATCTGCGGAAAAATATTTAGCTTTATACAAGAACTAA
- a CDS encoding acetyl-CoA carboxylase biotin carboxylase subunit family protein yields MEEKTIVCISCYYKGYDFMDEMKKLGNKIILVTSENLKEKNWPWDAISEVFYMPEVKPSVWNLDHLIQGFSHLMKTRKVDAVIALDDYDVEKAALIRETFRIPGMGQTTHRYFRDKLAMRQKAKDSGINVPEFTAVFNDHEVDTFTNKVPAPWVLKPRSEASASGIKKLKTKEELWGALEKLGEERHLFLLESFKPGDVYHVDSLTFNKEIVFTSASKYLAPPMEVSHEGGVFRTKTLGRYSDEFKALDEANTKVLMNFGLLNGATHTEFIRGKEDGKWYFLETSSRVGGAHIPDLVEASSNINIWREWAKIEDALLRGKNYQVSKPTGYYSGLIVALIKDKEPDYNQFECEEVVKFLPIDYHVGIVYKSNDSDKVVERLDRAAEKIHAHLLNIIPPKEKPTA; encoded by the coding sequence ATGGAGGAGAAAACTATTGTATGCATTTCGTGCTATTACAAAGGTTACGATTTTATGGACGAGATGAAGAAACTCGGCAATAAAATCATCTTAGTAACATCAGAAAACCTCAAAGAAAAAAATTGGCCGTGGGATGCCATTAGCGAGGTTTTCTATATGCCCGAAGTGAAACCGTCTGTCTGGAATCTTGACCATCTGATTCAGGGGTTTTCTCATCTGATGAAAACCCGAAAAGTCGATGCTGTAATTGCTTTAGACGATTACGATGTTGAGAAAGCCGCACTCATTCGTGAGACATTCCGTATTCCGGGGATGGGACAGACGACACACCGTTATTTCAGAGACAAATTGGCCATGCGCCAGAAAGCTAAAGATTCAGGAATCAATGTTCCGGAGTTCACCGCAGTTTTTAATGATCATGAGGTGGATACCTTCACCAATAAAGTCCCTGCTCCTTGGGTTTTAAAGCCTAGATCTGAAGCATCAGCATCAGGAATTAAAAAACTGAAAACCAAAGAAGAACTTTGGGGGGCATTAGAAAAACTGGGCGAAGAGCGTCATTTATTTCTTTTAGAAAGCTTTAAACCAGGCGATGTTTATCATGTTGACAGTTTAACGTTCAATAAAGAAATTGTTTTCACTTCTGCCTCAAAATATCTCGCTCCCCCAATGGAAGTTTCTCATGAAGGCGGAGTTTTCAGAACCAAAACTTTAGGAAGATACTCCGATGAATTTAAAGCATTAGACGAAGCCAATACGAAAGTTCTGATGAATTTTGGCTTACTCAACGGTGCCACTCACACAGAATTTATCCGCGGAAAAGAAGATGGAAAATGGTATTTCCTGGAAACATCATCACGAGTTGGCGGTGCACATATTCCTGATTTGGTGGAAGCTTCGAGCAACATCAACATCTGGCGTGAATGGGCGAAAATTGAAGACGCGCTTCTAAGAGGAAAAAATTACCAAGTTTCTAAACCTACAGGTTATTATTCAGGATTAATCGTTGCTTTAATTAAAGATAAAGAACCCGATTACAACCAATTTGAATGTGAAGAAGTCGTAAAATTTCTTCCAATAGATTATCATGTAGGGATTGTTTACAAATCAAATGATTCTGACAAGGTTGTAGAAAGACTGGATCGTGCAGCAGAAAAAATCCATGCACATCTTCTCAATATTATTCCACCAAAAGAAAAACCGACAGCGTAA
- a CDS encoding alpha/beta hydrolase-fold protein produces the protein MPHIEHTDYYSNILGTSLKVEVTGHFGYPIIMFPTSQGQYTQNHDFHLNSSINWFVEQGKVKLYNIQTIDAWSFYDEKISPQQRIRNYEKYVQFLIQEFVPYIQKLHGTHRVAVAGASFGGYHASNFAFRFPDVVSHLFSLSGAFSIRNFMDGYSDELVYFNCPREFVKNDEAWKYKHMHIVLSTSDEDICKDKNIEMANILRAKGIDFWYDEKRWINHDWPLWRMAFPNFIGTFFS, from the coding sequence ATGCCACATATAGAACACACAGATTATTACTCGAACATATTAGGAACAAGCCTTAAAGTAGAGGTTACAGGACATTTCGGTTATCCGATTATCATGTTCCCCACTTCGCAAGGACAATATACGCAAAACCATGATTTTCATCTCAACAGCAGCATCAATTGGTTTGTTGAACAGGGAAAAGTAAAATTATACAACATTCAAACAATTGATGCGTGGAGTTTTTATGACGAAAAAATTTCGCCTCAACAAAGGATAAGAAATTACGAAAAATATGTGCAATTTCTGATTCAGGAATTTGTACCCTACATTCAAAAACTTCATGGCACTCACCGTGTAGCAGTTGCAGGAGCAAGTTTCGGAGGATATCACGCATCAAATTTTGCATTCAGATTTCCGGATGTGGTTTCTCATCTATTCTCCCTTTCTGGAGCGTTCAGCATTAGGAATTTTATGGACGGATATTCTGACGAGTTGGTTTATTTCAACTGTCCGAGGGAGTTTGTAAAAAATGATGAAGCCTGGAAATACAAACACATGCATATCGTTTTGAGCACATCAGACGAAGACATTTGCAAAGATAAAAATATAGAAATGGCCAATATTCTGCGTGCAAAAGGAATTGATTTCTGGTACGACGAAAAAAGATGGATCAATCACGACTGGCCGCTTTGGAGAATGGCTTTCCCTAATTTTATCGGAACATTCTTTTCTTAA
- the glgB gene encoding 1,4-alpha-glucan branching protein GlgB, with translation MNSVKTYTLFTDHDVYLFKEGKHYRLYEKFGAHSVEKDGVKGVYFSVWAPNAKKVSVIGNFNNWNHKDHILFPRWDGSGIWEGFIAGLTWGTLYKYAIENLGKILEKSDPYALSWEQNLQAASLVSTNWYEWSDEEWLEKRWKNNSLESPISVYEMHLASWCRNEDFPEKFLNYTDIAAKLVPYIKDMGFTHVEFMPVMEYPYDPSWGYQITGFFAATSRFGSPQDLMFLINELHKNDIGVILDWVPSHFPGDANGLHRFDGSYLYEHEDPRKGFHPDWKSYIFNYGRNEVKSFLISNAMFWLDRYHADGLRVDAVTSMLHLDYSRNEGEWEPNIYGDNVNLEAKAFLQEFNTAVYKEFGNNIITIAEESSDFPLLTKPVHEGGVGFGMKWMMGWMHDTLDYFKEEHENRRHHHHKLTFASMYMFNENYMMPLSHDEVVHGKASLIYKMKGDEWQKFANLRALFVYMFTHPGAKLLFMGDEFGQTNEWNFKQSLDWHLLDFPIHKGLQNLVKDLNHLYRSETAFYENQFNPSGFEWVEADDTDNSVLIYLRKGKKKDDVLMVILNLTPNTFDYKVGVNEGTHWEVIFNSDDKKYNGSGVETNIFREENEEWMSRPKSIFLKLPPLAGIVLRMKKDRKYKLSRIKQHKK, from the coding sequence ATGAACTCGGTAAAAACCTATACACTTTTCACAGACCATGACGTTTACCTTTTTAAAGAGGGTAAGCATTATCGCTTGTACGAAAAATTCGGTGCGCATTCTGTAGAAAAAGATGGCGTAAAGGGAGTTTACTTTTCGGTTTGGGCTCCCAATGCAAAAAAAGTTTCCGTTATCGGGAATTTTAATAATTGGAATCACAAAGATCATATTCTTTTTCCACGCTGGGATGGTTCTGGGATTTGGGAAGGCTTTATTGCCGGACTTACCTGGGGAACTTTGTATAAATATGCCATAGAAAATTTAGGTAAAATTTTAGAAAAAAGTGATCCTTACGCACTGAGCTGGGAGCAGAATCTTCAGGCGGCATCATTAGTCTCTACGAATTGGTATGAGTGGAGTGATGAAGAATGGCTGGAAAAACGCTGGAAAAATAACAGTTTAGAATCTCCTATTTCTGTTTACGAAATGCATTTGGCATCTTGGTGCAGAAATGAAGATTTTCCGGAGAAATTTTTGAACTACACAGATATTGCAGCAAAGTTAGTTCCTTACATCAAAGATATGGGCTTTACCCATGTAGAATTTATGCCAGTGATGGAATATCCTTATGATCCGAGTTGGGGTTATCAGATTACTGGTTTTTTTGCGGCAACTTCACGCTTCGGCTCACCGCAGGATTTAATGTTCTTAATCAATGAGCTTCATAAAAATGATATTGGAGTGATTCTCGATTGGGTTCCTTCGCATTTTCCGGGGGATGCCAATGGATTGCATCGATTTGACGGAAGTTATTTATACGAGCACGAAGATCCGAGAAAAGGCTTTCATCCCGATTGGAAATCCTACATCTTTAATTACGGAAGAAATGAGGTGAAGTCTTTTTTAATTTCCAATGCCATGTTTTGGCTTGATCGTTATCATGCCGACGGTTTGCGTGTAGATGCAGTTACTTCTATGCTTCATTTGGATTATTCAAGGAATGAAGGCGAATGGGAACCGAATATTTATGGAGATAATGTCAATTTAGAAGCAAAAGCCTTTTTGCAGGAATTTAATACGGCGGTTTATAAAGAATTTGGAAACAATATTATCACCATTGCAGAAGAAAGTTCAGATTTTCCTCTGCTTACAAAACCTGTTCACGAAGGCGGGGTAGGTTTCGGAATGAAGTGGATGATGGGCTGGATGCACGATACCTTAGATTATTTTAAAGAAGAGCACGAAAATAGAAGACATCATCATCATAAGCTGACGTTCGCATCCATGTATATGTTTAATGAAAACTACATGATGCCTTTGTCTCACGATGAAGTGGTACACGGAAAAGCAAGTCTTATTTATAAAATGAAAGGCGACGAATGGCAGAAATTTGCTAATTTAAGGGCACTTTTTGTTTATATGTTTACGCATCCGGGTGCAAAGCTGCTTTTCATGGGAGATGAATTTGGGCAGACCAATGAATGGAATTTTAAACAAAGCTTAGACTGGCATTTGCTTGATTTTCCAATTCATAAAGGTTTGCAGAATTTAGTGAAAGATTTAAATCATTTATATCGAAGTGAAACAGCTTTCTACGAAAATCAATTTAACCCAAGCGGTTTTGAATGGGTAGAAGCTGATGATACCGATAATTCCGTTTTGATTTATTTAAGAAAAGGAAAAAAGAAAGACGATGTTCTGATGGTTATTTTAAATCTGACCCCAAATACATTTGATTATAAAGTTGGAGTAAATGAAGGAACACATTGGGAAGTGATTTTCAATTCTGATGACAAAAAATATAATGGAAGTGGAGTAGAAACAAACATTTTCAGAGAAGAAAATGAAGAATGGATGAGCCGTCCGAAATCTATTTTCCTGAAACTGCCGCCGCTTGCCGGAATCGTTTTGAGAATGAAAAAAGACAGAAAGTATAAATTGAGTAGAATAAAACAACATAAAAAATAA